From the Acinetobacter wanghuae genome, one window contains:
- a CDS encoding deoxyguanosinetriphosphate triphosphohydrolase translates to MNTMRWLDLLSTLRIGSKKQNSELARSPFHKDYDRIIFSQSFRQLNRKTQVHPLTQHDGIHTRLTHSLEVSCIGRSLGMLAAEKIKDDLPVWISPADVGAIIQAACLAHDIGNPPFGHAGEYAIREWFDDASHTDFLKDLSPEQEADVRQFEGNAQGLRLLTKIDYHPNDGGMRLTYATLGAYLKYPWLSKTIASQGDTPASQRAKFGCYQSEKEILKQIAEQLGLIQLGEYHYCRHPLTYLLEAADDICYALIDLEDGISLNMLSYDEVEPVFLNLIGDYGIPTELNMPFSTWQQKIAALRGRVMKRVVDEVTTAFARHQQEILMGQLQGSLLGYCSPDVEIGINRAKELARDKIFEHPQKAGLEIIAHQCLQNILDAFIPLTTPHKNLSFKDQRLMAILNRSGANFGSHHYDNIMQVLDIVSKFSDHQAYNLSQELQGNKAGLI, encoded by the coding sequence ATGAATACGATGCGTTGGCTTGATCTGCTTTCGACCTTAAGAATTGGCAGTAAAAAACAAAACTCTGAATTGGCGCGTAGTCCTTTTCATAAAGACTATGACCGCATCATTTTTTCGCAGAGTTTCCGCCAGCTCAATCGTAAAACCCAAGTCCATCCCCTTACTCAGCATGATGGTATTCATACCCGCTTAACTCATTCACTTGAAGTATCTTGTATTGGACGTTCGCTTGGCATGCTTGCCGCTGAAAAAATTAAAGATGATTTACCTGTTTGGATTTCCCCTGCAGATGTTGGTGCAATCATTCAAGCGGCGTGTTTAGCGCATGATATTGGCAATCCTCCTTTTGGGCATGCAGGAGAATATGCCATTCGAGAATGGTTTGATGATGCATCCCATACCGACTTTTTAAAAGATTTAAGTCCTGAACAAGAAGCAGATGTACGCCAATTTGAAGGCAATGCCCAAGGTTTACGCTTACTGACCAAAATTGATTACCATCCTAATGATGGCGGCATGCGTCTTACTTACGCAACATTAGGGGCGTACTTAAAGTACCCCTGGCTATCTAAAACTATTGCTTCGCAAGGCGATACGCCTGCGAGTCAACGTGCCAAGTTTGGCTGTTATCAATCTGAAAAAGAGATTTTAAAACAAATTGCCGAACAACTTGGTTTGATTCAACTCGGTGAATATCATTATTGTCGTCATCCGCTCACCTATTTACTCGAAGCAGCTGACGATATTTGTTATGCACTGATCGACCTTGAAGATGGTATCAGTCTAAATATGCTCAGTTATGACGAAGTTGAACCTGTTTTCTTAAACTTGATTGGCGATTATGGCATTCCGACTGAACTCAATATGCCATTTTCAACATGGCAGCAGAAAATTGCGGCATTGCGTGGTCGGGTAATGAAACGCGTTGTCGATGAAGTCACTACTGCTTTCGCTCGTCATCAGCAAGAAATCTTGATGGGACAGTTGCAAGGTTCATTATTAGGTTATTGTAGCCCAGATGTGGAAATTGGGATTAATCGTGCCAAAGAGCTCGCACGGGATAAAATCTTTGAACATCCACAAAAAGCAGGACTTGAGATTATTGCACACCAATGTTTGCAAAATATTTTAGATGCCTTTATTCCACTGACCACACCGCATAAGAACTTAAGCTTTAAAGATCAACGTTTAATGGCTATTTTGAATCGTTCAGGTGCGAACTTTGGTAGTCATCATTACGACAATATTATGCAAGTGCTCGATATTGTCTCTAAGTTTTCAGATCATCAAGCCTATAACTTATCGCAAGAGCTACAAGGCAATAAGGCGGGTTTAATTTAA
- the ruvB gene encoding Holliday junction branch migration DNA helicase RuvB produces MQDRLISGSEKPEDHFDRAIRPTSLEDYVGQPVVREQMEIFIGAARGRGEALDHTLIFGPPGLGKTTLANIIAREMGGNLKSTSGPVLERAGDLAAMLTNLEEGDVLFIDEIHRLSPVIEEILYPAMEDYQLDIMIGEGPAARSIKLDLPPFTLVAATTRAGLLTSPLRDRFGIVQRLEFYSVEDLTHIVKRSANLMDVPMTEDGAKEIARRSRGTPRIANRLLRRVRDYAQVKGTGEVNQDMAQRALDMLKVDKDGLDTLDRRYLSMLLERFDGGPAGVEALAAAMAEDSGTLEDVIEPYLIQQGYVMRTARGRIATNMAYLQFGMTPPEPKDK; encoded by the coding sequence ATGCAAGACCGTCTTATCAGTGGTTCTGAAAAACCCGAAGATCATTTTGATCGTGCTATTCGCCCTACCTCTTTAGAAGACTATGTGGGTCAGCCTGTTGTCCGCGAACAAATGGAAATCTTTATTGGTGCTGCGCGTGGACGTGGTGAAGCCCTCGACCATACTTTAATTTTTGGTCCTCCCGGTTTGGGTAAAACCACGCTTGCCAATATTATCGCGCGGGAAATGGGCGGCAATTTAAAATCGACCTCTGGTCCTGTACTTGAACGTGCTGGTGATTTGGCAGCAATGCTGACCAATTTAGAAGAAGGCGATGTTTTATTTATTGATGAAATCCATCGTCTGTCACCGGTCATCGAAGAAATTCTCTATCCTGCAATGGAAGATTACCAACTCGATATCATGATTGGTGAAGGTCCTGCGGCACGTTCCATTAAACTCGATTTACCGCCATTTACCTTGGTAGCTGCGACCACACGTGCAGGTCTTCTCACTTCTCCGCTTCGTGACCGTTTTGGGATTGTGCAACGTTTAGAGTTCTATTCGGTTGAAGACTTAACCCATATTGTCAAACGTTCTGCAAACCTCATGGATGTTCCAATGACTGAAGATGGTGCAAAAGAAATTGCACGTCGTTCACGAGGCACACCGCGTATTGCCAACCGTTTACTGCGTCGTGTACGTGACTATGCGCAAGTCAAAGGTACAGGTGAAGTTAACCAAGACATGGCGCAACGTGCTTTAGATATGCTGAAAGTCGATAAAGATGGTTTAGACACTTTAGACCGTCGTTACTTATCTATGTTGCTTGAGCGTTTTGATGGTGGTCCTGCCGGTGTTGAAGCCTTAGCTGCGGCAATGGCAGAAGATTCAGGTACTTTAGAGGATGTCATTGAACCATATTTGATTCAGCAAGGTTATGTCATGCGGACTGCACGTGGGCGTATTGCGACCAATATGGCATATTTGCAGTTTGGGATGACACCGCCTGAACCGAAAGACAAGTGA
- the ruvA gene encoding Holliday junction branch migration protein RuvA, whose protein sequence is MIGCLIGEVLALEAPTVLLNVNGVGYEVDTPLTTFCQLQKGQKVTLWTHLAVREDAQLLYGFLNPQEKTIFRTLLKVNGVGPKMALGILSTLSVDMLIHTVEHEDVNTLVKVPGVGKKTAERLMIELRDRFKAMASGTNPTNSTAEQIQFTGNSAVAEAEAALQSLGYKPAEAQKLINAVKADYTEASDIIRAALKSMNR, encoded by the coding sequence ATGATTGGATGCCTGATTGGTGAAGTGCTTGCATTAGAAGCACCGACTGTTTTATTAAATGTAAATGGTGTGGGTTATGAAGTGGATACACCACTGACCACCTTCTGCCAGCTACAAAAAGGTCAAAAAGTGACGCTATGGACGCATTTAGCGGTTCGTGAAGATGCACAGCTGTTGTACGGTTTTTTAAACCCGCAAGAGAAAACCATTTTCCGTACCCTATTAAAGGTCAATGGCGTGGGACCGAAAATGGCATTAGGCATTTTATCGACTTTAAGTGTAGATATGCTGATTCATACCGTTGAACATGAAGACGTGAATACCTTAGTCAAAGTTCCGGGTGTCGGTAAAAAAACAGCTGAACGTTTGATGATTGAACTGCGTGATCGCTTCAAAGCAATGGCTTCGGGTACGAATCCAACCAATTCAACGGCAGAACAAATTCAATTCACAGGTAATTCTGCGGTGGCTGAAGCGGAAGCAGCATTACAGTCTTTGGGTTATAAACCTGCTGAAGCACAAAAACTGATTAATGCGGTGAAAGCAGATTACACCGAAGCGAGTGACATTATCCGTGCAGCTTTGAAATCGATGAATCGTTAA